In one window of Pseudomonas benzenivorans DNA:
- a CDS encoding dihydrodipicolinate synthase family protein gives MNFDGIWTPVVTPFNAAGAIDFEALGKVIDSLIGDGVHGLIIGGTTGEYYALSNAERKRLFDAVAEQAKGRITLMAGINATSTEESLDLGRYAKAAGFDCILLAAPYYCQPTQEELLAHALCVDDALDLPIMLYNFPARTGTPMSFEFIDALKGRPNFQAIKESTGSIERMHTLTQEYADQLQTSCGMDDQILEFFTWGARSWVCGASNFLAREHVALYQACVVEQDMLKGRQLAQRLLPMLNLLEGGGKFCQYIKAGCELAGLPVGPTRRPLLPLNEAELAAFKQTYEQLIAHRS, from the coding sequence ATGAACTTCGATGGTATCTGGACTCCCGTAGTAACGCCCTTCAACGCCGCCGGCGCCATTGACTTCGAGGCGCTCGGCAAGGTCATCGACAGCCTGATCGGCGACGGCGTGCACGGCCTGATCATCGGCGGCACCACCGGCGAGTACTACGCCCTGAGCAACGCCGAGCGCAAGCGGCTGTTCGACGCCGTCGCCGAGCAGGCCAAGGGCCGCATCACCCTGATGGCCGGCATCAACGCCACCAGCACCGAGGAAAGCCTGGACCTGGGCCGATACGCCAAGGCCGCCGGCTTCGACTGCATCCTCCTGGCCGCGCCCTACTACTGCCAGCCGACCCAGGAGGAGCTGCTCGCCCATGCCCTGTGCGTGGACGACGCCCTGGATCTGCCGATCATGCTCTACAACTTCCCGGCCCGCACCGGCACGCCGATGAGCTTCGAGTTCATCGACGCCCTCAAGGGCCGGCCGAACTTCCAGGCGATCAAGGAGAGCACCGGCTCGATCGAGCGCATGCATACCCTGACCCAGGAATACGCCGACCAGCTGCAGACCAGCTGCGGCATGGACGACCAGATCCTCGAATTCTTCACCTGGGGCGCGCGCAGCTGGGTCTGCGGCGCCTCCAACTTCCTCGCCCGCGAGCACGTGGCCCTGTACCAGGCCTGCGTGGTCGAGCAGGACATGCTCAAGGGCCGCCAGCTGGCCCAGCGCCTGCTGCCGATGCTCAACCTGCTCGAAGGCGGCGGCAAGTTCTGCCAGTACATCAAGGCCGGCTGCGAGCTGGCCGGCCTGCCGGTGGGCCCGACCCGTCGTCCGCTGCTGCCGCTGAACGAGGCCGAGTTGGCGGCGTTCAAGCAGACCTATGAGCAACTGATCGCCCATCGTTCTTAA
- a CDS encoding NAD(P)/FAD-dependent oxidoreductase, which produces MQLQCNFLPQDDGHCGWYETLPPPPPSTPLRGTVQADWVVLGAGLAGLAAARRLGELQPDASVVLIDAKRVGFGAAGRNSGFMVDLPHDLTSHSYTSSHEADHKIIRLSRGAIDYTREIVQRHGIDCDWREQGKLHGAANARGMHALESFAKGLSALGEPYRLLSAEDMKAVTGSDFYQAGLHAPGCVLVQPAALTRGLGQNLPENVRLFEDSPVLKIETGQVHSLTTAQGFIKAPRLVLANNAYAANFGQLGLKGRLLPIYTYASMTRQLTAEELARLGGEDSWGLIPADPLGSTVRRLGNGRICVRNSFTYNPRVQASAATLQRVKQAHRRSFDNRFPMLPNVEFEYTWGGALCISRNSGSVFGEIAPGVFSAVCCNGLGLTRSTIAGKLIAEYALGMDSDLLSIMLEQPKPCSNPPEPFLGLGVRSALAWKEWTAGVEL; this is translated from the coding sequence ATGCAGCTGCAATGCAATTTCCTGCCCCAGGACGATGGTCACTGCGGCTGGTACGAGACCCTGCCGCCGCCGCCCCCCAGCACGCCGCTGCGCGGCACCGTGCAGGCCGACTGGGTGGTACTCGGCGCCGGCCTCGCCGGCCTGGCCGCCGCCCGCCGCCTGGGCGAACTGCAGCCGGACGCCTCGGTGGTGCTGATCGACGCCAAGCGCGTCGGCTTCGGCGCCGCCGGGCGCAACTCCGGGTTCATGGTCGATTTGCCCCATGACCTGACCTCGCACAGCTACACCAGCAGCCACGAGGCCGATCACAAGATCATTCGCCTCAGCCGCGGCGCGATCGACTACACCCGCGAGATCGTCCAGCGCCACGGCATCGACTGCGACTGGCGCGAGCAGGGCAAGCTGCACGGCGCGGCCAATGCCCGCGGCATGCACGCCCTGGAGTCCTTCGCCAAGGGCCTGTCGGCCCTGGGCGAGCCCTATCGCCTGCTCAGCGCCGAGGACATGAAGGCCGTCACCGGCAGCGACTTCTACCAGGCCGGCCTGCATGCCCCCGGCTGCGTGCTGGTGCAGCCGGCGGCGCTGACCCGCGGGCTGGGGCAGAACCTGCCGGAGAACGTGCGGCTGTTCGAGGACAGCCCGGTGCTGAAGATCGAAACCGGCCAGGTGCATAGCCTGACCACCGCCCAGGGCTTCATCAAGGCGCCGCGCCTGGTACTGGCCAACAACGCCTACGCCGCCAACTTCGGCCAGCTCGGCCTCAAGGGCCGCCTGCTGCCGATCTACACCTACGCCAGCATGACCCGCCAATTGACTGCCGAGGAACTGGCGCGCCTGGGCGGCGAGGACAGCTGGGGGCTGATCCCGGCCGACCCGCTGGGCTCCACGGTGCGGCGCCTGGGCAACGGGCGCATCTGCGTGCGCAACTCCTTCACCTACAACCCCCGGGTGCAGGCCTCGGCCGCCACCCTGCAACGGGTCAAGCAGGCCCACCGGCGCTCGTTCGACAACCGCTTCCCGATGCTGCCGAACGTCGAGTTCGAATACACCTGGGGCGGCGCGCTGTGCATCTCGCGCAACTCCGGCTCGGTGTTCGGCGAGATCGCCCCCGGGGTGTTCAGCGCGGTGTGTTGCAACGGCCTGGGCCTGACCCGCAGCACCATCGCCGGCAAGTTGATCGCCGAGTACGCCCTGGGGATGGACAGCGATCTGCTGAGCATCATGCTCGAACAACCGAAGCCCTGCAGCAATCCGCCGGAACCCTTCCTCGGCCTGGGGGTGCGTTCCGCCCTCGCCTGGAAGGAATGGACCGCCGGCGTGGAACTCTGA
- a CDS encoding aldehyde dehydrogenase, with translation MTDALTRSAIDQQLERLEYRNQAFIDGRFVPARSGATFATLNPATGQVITEVAACDAEDVDAAVQAARAAFDAGVWSKLAPAERKATMLRFADLIDAHRLELAVLESLEAGKPVGECFGIDIPDTANTIRWHAEAGDKLYDAISPSSPGNVGMIRREPIGVVGAVLPWNFPCMMAGWKLGPALITGNSVVLKPAELTSLATLRLAELAHQAGIPAGVLNVVPGLGHTAGKAIGLHADIDLAAFTGSTEVGRLFLEYSAKSNLKRVVLECGGKNPQVVMGDAGDLAAVAGNVLAAAFWNMGENCSAGSRLIVHRSLKDALLEEMLGQLQDWATGDPLDPAVRLGALIEEAHMEKVLGHIEQAKAEGCKLVTGGVRLHAESGGYFVAPTIFEAPSNAASVAQEEIFGPVLAVITFDTEEEAIAIANDTCYGLAASLWTANINTAHRIAAAIRAGTVSVNCFSEGDICTPFGGYKQSGFGGRDKSIYAHDQYCELKTTWIQLS, from the coding sequence ATGACCGACGCCCTCACCCGCAGCGCCATCGACCAGCAGCTCGAGCGCCTGGAATACCGCAACCAGGCCTTTATCGACGGCCGCTTCGTGCCCGCCCGCTCCGGCGCGACCTTCGCCACCCTCAACCCGGCCACCGGCCAGGTCATCACCGAGGTGGCTGCCTGTGACGCCGAGGATGTCGACGCCGCCGTGCAGGCCGCCCGCGCCGCCTTCGACGCCGGCGTCTGGTCGAAACTGGCGCCGGCCGAGCGCAAGGCCACCATGCTGCGCTTCGCCGACCTGATCGACGCCCACCGCCTGGAGCTGGCGGTACTGGAATCCCTGGAGGCTGGCAAGCCGGTGGGCGAATGCTTCGGCATCGACATCCCCGACACCGCCAACACCATCCGCTGGCACGCCGAGGCCGGCGACAAGCTGTACGACGCCATCTCGCCGTCCAGCCCGGGCAACGTCGGCATGATCCGCCGCGAACCGATCGGCGTGGTCGGCGCCGTGCTGCCGTGGAACTTCCCCTGCATGATGGCCGGCTGGAAGCTCGGCCCGGCGCTGATCACCGGCAACAGCGTGGTGCTCAAGCCCGCCGAGCTGACCTCCCTGGCCACCCTGCGCCTGGCCGAACTGGCCCATCAGGCCGGCATCCCGGCCGGCGTGCTCAACGTGGTGCCGGGCCTTGGCCACACCGCCGGCAAGGCCATCGGCCTGCACGCGGACATCGACCTGGCCGCCTTCACCGGCTCCACCGAAGTCGGCCGGCTGTTCCTCGAATACTCGGCCAAGAGCAACCTCAAGCGCGTGGTGCTCGAGTGCGGCGGCAAGAACCCCCAGGTGGTGATGGGCGACGCCGGCGATCTCGCGGCGGTGGCCGGCAACGTGCTCGCCGCGGCCTTCTGGAACATGGGCGAGAACTGCTCGGCCGGCTCGCGGCTGATCGTCCACCGCTCGCTCAAGGATGCCCTGCTCGAGGAGATGCTCGGCCAGCTGCAGGACTGGGCCACCGGCGACCCGCTGGACCCGGCCGTGCGCCTCGGTGCGCTGATCGAAGAGGCGCACATGGAAAAAGTCCTGGGGCATATCGAGCAGGCCAAGGCCGAGGGCTGCAAGCTGGTCACCGGCGGCGTGCGCCTGCACGCCGAGAGCGGCGGCTACTTCGTCGCCCCGACCATCTTCGAGGCCCCCTCCAACGCCGCCTCGGTGGCCCAGGAGGAGATCTTCGGCCCGGTGCTGGCGGTGATCACCTTCGACACCGAGGAAGAGGCCATCGCCATCGCCAACGACACCTGCTACGGCCTGGCCGCCTCGCTGTGGACCGCCAACATCAACACCGCCCACCGCATCGCCGCCGCCATCCGCGCCGGCACCGTGTCGGTCAACTGCTTCTCCGAGGGTGACATCTGCACCCCGTTCGGCGGCTACAAGCAGTCCGGCTTCGGCGGTCGCGACAAGTCGATCTACGCCCACGACCAGTACTGCGAGCTGAAGACCACCTGGATCCAGCTGTCCTAA
- a CDS encoding hybrid-cluster NAD(P)-dependent oxidoreductase, translating to MSSLTSSEYLNPVNTQTWANGRHLVRCLKVIRETADVLTFCFSMQEPVLFFFKPGQFVTLELEIDGEQVMRSYTLSSAPSIPYSFSITVKRVPGGRVSNWLHEHLTEGGVIAVHGPVGQFNCIDFPAEKVLLLSGGVGITPVMSMARWFFNTNTEVDMVFAHSARTPADIIYRAELDYMSTRIDNFKLHLICERNETGQIWGGYRGFLSREMLQLIAPDFLEREVFCCGPAPYMRAVRRLLGEAGYDMARYHEESFGATPDEDIATAEEQAAIAQAEEPQASHWVTFSESGKSVQAALGSTLYEAAASAGLTIPKACGMGICGTCKVRVLSGEAAMEHNGGISDEEIAEGYVLSCCTRVSGAVEVEY from the coding sequence ATGAGCAGCCTCACCAGCAGCGAATACCTCAATCCGGTCAACACCCAGACCTGGGCCAACGGCCGCCATCTGGTGCGCTGCCTCAAGGTCATCCGCGAAACCGCGGACGTCCTCACCTTCTGTTTCAGCATGCAGGAGCCGGTGCTGTTCTTCTTCAAGCCCGGGCAGTTCGTCACCCTGGAGCTGGAGATCGACGGCGAGCAGGTGATGCGCTCCTACACCCTCTCCAGCGCGCCCTCGATTCCCTACAGCTTCTCCATCACGGTCAAGCGCGTGCCCGGCGGCCGGGTGTCCAACTGGCTGCACGAGCACCTCACCGAAGGCGGGGTGATCGCCGTGCACGGCCCGGTCGGCCAGTTCAACTGCATCGACTTTCCCGCCGAGAAGGTGCTGCTGCTCTCCGGCGGCGTCGGCATCACCCCGGTGATGTCCATGGCCCGCTGGTTCTTCAACACCAATACCGAGGTCGACATGGTGTTCGCCCACAGCGCGCGCACCCCGGCCGACATCATCTACCGTGCCGAACTGGACTACATGTCCACGCGCATCGACAACTTCAAGCTGCACCTGATCTGCGAACGCAACGAGACCGGGCAGATCTGGGGCGGCTACCGCGGCTTCCTCAGCCGCGAGATGCTGCAGCTGATCGCCCCCGACTTCCTCGAGCGCGAGGTGTTCTGCTGCGGCCCGGCGCCCTACATGCGCGCGGTGCGACGCCTGCTCGGCGAGGCCGGCTACGACATGGCGCGCTACCACGAGGAGTCCTTCGGCGCGACGCCGGACGAGGATATCGCCACGGCCGAGGAACAGGCTGCGATAGCTCAGGCCGAAGAACCCCAGGCCAGCCACTGGGTGACCTTCAGCGAGTCCGGCAAGTCGGTGCAGGCGGCACTGGGCAGCACCCTGTACGAGGCCGCGGCCAGCGCCGGCCTGACCATCCCCAAGGCCTGCGGCATGGGTATCTGCGGCACCTGCAAGGTGCGGGTGCTGAGCGGCGAGGCGGCCATGGAGCACAACGGCGGCATCAGCGACGAAGAGATCGCCGAGGGCTATGTGCTGAGCTGCTGCACCCGGGTCAGCGGCGCCGTCGAGGTCGAGTACTAG
- a CDS encoding DUF72 domain-containing protein, translated as MLPYFLGCPSWSEPAWRGTLYPADARSNDFLPLYTRLFNAVEGNTTFYASPSADTVARWAAAMPAQFRFCAKLPREISHGGDLREQLGAADAFRRLLAPLGARVAPFWLQLPASFGPARLGELAAFIEHWAGAELAVELRHPAFFAKGEEERAFNRLLLGRGIERICLDSRALFSCSSDDPAVLHAQAKKPRLPLRPTAFSQAPQLRFIGHPELAANDAFMAPWLDKLAAWIEAGRTPYAFLHTPDNRLAAQLARRFHAQLMLRLPGLPDLPEPAIAAPSPQLGLL; from the coding sequence GTGCTGCCCTATTTCCTCGGTTGCCCGTCCTGGAGCGAGCCGGCCTGGCGCGGCACGCTGTACCCGGCCGATGCCCGCAGCAACGACTTCCTGCCGCTCTATACCCGGCTGTTCAATGCCGTGGAGGGCAACACCACCTTCTACGCCAGTCCCTCGGCCGACACCGTGGCGCGCTGGGCCGCGGCGATGCCCGCGCAGTTTCGCTTCTGCGCCAAGCTGCCGCGGGAGATCAGTCACGGCGGCGACCTGCGCGAGCAGCTGGGCGCCGCCGATGCCTTCCGCCGGCTGCTGGCGCCCCTGGGCGCGCGGGTCGCGCCGTTCTGGCTGCAGCTGCCGGCGAGCTTCGGTCCGGCGCGCCTGGGCGAGCTGGCCGCCTTCATCGAGCACTGGGCCGGCGCCGAGCTGGCGGTGGAGCTGCGTCACCCGGCGTTCTTCGCCAAGGGCGAGGAGGAGCGGGCGTTCAACCGCCTGCTGCTGGGGCGCGGCATCGAGCGCATCTGCCTGGATTCCCGGGCGCTGTTCAGTTGCAGTTCCGACGATCCGGCCGTGCTGCATGCCCAGGCGAAGAAGCCGCGCCTGCCGCTGCGCCCGACCGCCTTCAGCCAGGCGCCGCAGCTGCGTTTCATCGGCCATCCCGAGCTGGCGGCCAACGATGCCTTCATGGCGCCCTGGCTGGACAAGCTCGCCGCCTGGATCGAGGCGGGGCGCACGCCCTACGCCTTCCTGCACACCCCCGACAACCGCCTGGCGGCGCAGCTGGCGCGGCGTTTCCATGCCCAGCTGATGCTGCGCCTGCCCGGTCTTCCCGACCTGCCCGAGCCTGCCATCGCGGCGCCCAGCCCGCAGCTGGGCCTGCTGTGA